A genomic region of Caldivirga sp. contains the following coding sequences:
- the cimA gene encoding citramalate synthase — protein sequence MDTTLRDGAQGANISFTLNDKVRLTLLLDELGVDYVEGGWPGSNPKDEEYFREIRKYSLRHAKVAAFSSTRRRDTKPSNDPSLNAVLRTGVDTVVLFGKSWVLHVTEILRVSKEDNLEMIYDSVNYMKSHGLDVIFDAEHFYQGFRDDPDYALSVVKTAEDAGARVVVLADTNGAMMPNEVYEITRRVVNTVKVKVGLHMHNDSGCAVANTIMGVLAGARHVQGTINGIGERTGNADLIQVIPNLLIKVGLRALNGPGSLRKLREVSKLVYELAGLQPNPYQPYVGDYAFTHKAGVHVDAVLKNPRAYEHIDPEVVGNSRRFILSELSGSSNLVVYLEENGIKVDKRDERVKKALMRIKELENRGYSFDLAPASAVLIALRELNLYRDMIRVEYWRVIDESGMNLAVVKVNGQLEVAEGVGPVHAVDLALRRALQKVYPELSGVTLTDYRVVLPSEVKNTESLVRVTAEFTDGVRRWRTIGVSTSVIKASIEALVSGLDYYLQLSRLRAIERTQSS from the coding sequence CTGGACACGACCCTAAGAGATGGAGCCCAGGGTGCAAACATATCATTCACACTTAATGATAAGGTTAGGTTAACTCTACTTCTTGATGAACTTGGCGTTGACTACGTTGAGGGTGGTTGGCCTGGATCAAACCCAAAGGATGAGGAGTACTTCAGGGAAATTAGGAAGTATTCACTAAGGCACGCTAAGGTTGCAGCATTCAGTAGCACCAGGAGGAGGGACACTAAGCCTAGTAATGATCCAAGTTTAAACGCAGTATTAAGGACAGGGGTTGATACCGTGGTATTATTTGGTAAATCATGGGTACTTCATGTTACTGAGATATTGAGGGTGAGTAAGGAAGACAACCTTGAAATGATATACGACAGTGTTAACTACATGAAGTCGCATGGCCTTGACGTAATCTTTGACGCTGAACACTTCTACCAAGGCTTTAGGGATGATCCTGATTACGCGCTCTCCGTTGTGAAGACTGCTGAAGATGCCGGGGCCAGGGTAGTGGTATTAGCCGACACTAATGGTGCCATGATGCCTAATGAGGTTTACGAGATAACTAGGAGGGTTGTGAACACAGTTAAGGTTAAGGTTGGTTTACACATGCATAATGATTCAGGTTGCGCAGTAGCTAACACAATTATGGGCGTCTTAGCTGGGGCAAGGCATGTTCAAGGAACTATCAACGGTATTGGGGAAAGAACAGGTAACGCCGATTTAATACAAGTAATACCAAACCTACTGATTAAGGTTGGTTTAAGGGCCTTAAATGGCCCAGGTAGCTTAAGGAAACTGAGGGAGGTGTCTAAGTTAGTTTACGAATTAGCAGGTCTACAGCCAAACCCATACCAACCATATGTGGGTGACTACGCGTTCACGCATAAGGCTGGTGTGCATGTTGATGCCGTTTTAAAGAACCCGAGGGCCTACGAGCATATTGACCCTGAGGTGGTGGGTAATTCAAGGCGTTTCATACTATCTGAGCTTTCAGGCTCATCTAACCTGGTGGTTTACCTGGAGGAGAACGGTATTAAGGTTGATAAGAGGGATGAGAGGGTTAAGAAGGCCTTAATGAGGATTAAGGAACTTGAGAACAGGGGCTACAGCTTCGACTTAGCCCCAGCGTCAGCTGTCCTAATAGCATTAAGGGAACTTAACCTATACAGGGATATGATTAGGGTAGAGTATTGGAGGGTCATTGATGAAAGCGGTATGAACCTAGCGGTAGTTAAGGTTAATGGGCAACTTGAAGTAGCTGAGGGGGTTGGTCCTGTTCATGCTGTCGACTTAGCGTTAAGAAGGGCTCTCCAGAAGGTTTACCCTGAACTCTCCGGTGTTACTTTAACTGATTATAGGGTTGTATTACCCTCAGAGGTTAAGAATACTGAGAGCCTAGTTAGGGTAACGGCTGAGTTCACGGATGGTGTAAGGAGGTGGAGGACCATTGGTGTTTCCACCAGTGTAATTAAGGCTAGTATTGAAGCCCTAGTAAGTGGTCTTGATTACTACCTTCAATTAAGTAGATTAAGGGCCATTGAGAGAACCCAGAGTAGTTAG
- a CDS encoding alpha/beta hydrolase, whose amino-acid sequence MVNEKWITVNGRRVRILQGGSGKPTLVFIHGLSFSADTWNECCLGYFERKHEVYAIDMPYGPRSRSDHFERESENDYAEHLKAVIDALGVLNPILIGASIGGETVLRYLALSYPASAAVVIGPVGVNRIDLAKISRPVLGIWGSRDNVSPRYNADLLTRFGFKVVYIDGAGHPAYLDKTEEFIKIVEEFLSEVGTAAITDR is encoded by the coding sequence ATGGTTAATGAAAAATGGATAACCGTTAATGGAAGGAGAGTTAGGATACTTCAAGGTGGTTCAGGTAAACCAACGCTAGTCTTCATTCATGGTCTCAGCTTCAGTGCTGATACTTGGAATGAATGCTGCCTAGGTTACTTCGAGAGGAAACATGAGGTTTACGCCATAGACATGCCCTATGGTCCAAGATCAAGGAGTGACCATTTTGAGAGGGAGAGCGAGAATGATTATGCCGAGCACTTGAAAGCCGTTATTGATGCATTAGGTGTCTTAAATCCAATACTAATAGGTGCATCAATAGGTGGGGAAACGGTACTAAGGTACTTGGCCTTAAGTTATCCTGCATCTGCAGCAGTAGTGATAGGGCCGGTGGGTGTTAATAGGATTGACCTTGCTAAAATAAGTAGGCCAGTGCTGGGTATATGGGGCAGTAGGGATAATGTATCACCAAGGTATAATGCCGACTTATTAACTAGATTCGGCTTTAAAGTGGTTTACATAGATGGCGCAGGGCACCCTGCGTATCTTGATAAGACTGAGGAATTCATAAAAATAGTTGAGGAATTTCTAAGTGAAGTGGGGACGGCTGCCATCACTGATCGTTGA
- a CDS encoding ADP-ribosylglycohydrolase family protein: MVSLSSGVLLSKVYGGLLGKNAGGSLGTPYERGIGQEDLIDVRLEPKLYPNDDFEVQMAWLRLIEDRGLDLTEHDLAQCWLDCIHYNWDEYGLSKRNLRLGILPPMSGFFNNWFRHCMGSPIRSEVWAMIAPGLPDVAAEYAFRDAIVDHGGGESVYGEVFNTVLESLAFIESDLVKLIKHALSYIPQHSLTYKSIEKALEAHDKGLDLREARRSIIELAPAEYRRIAQYSPINLGFEVLGLLYGNGFVDTMMKTISLGYDTDCTAATVGAVLGIIHGRDYIPPDYVKVYEEVTTNESWGGVSNIRANRTVAELANRIIKVTYRLLAKHNDKVTVGGMGDVTWLIDPFTIKPSGSWLNYKPNTWTLRFTGIEATVEYPSGPVLKPNVELPILITVRSLRLSPVNLGYIVHGINPKAYQINPVSGGLLIEPGSEARVEFRVRLINLNELGIVEHPVIQFIAIDSLESINVTLTILPPVVWFISRVSDGDEDVGRWVGEAAAGEWAAVYRDGYDLGLEDLIPKGSSMAIVGFINNPGDSRMIHVGIPNNAPYAKLWFNEEPIVESREKYVLRPNYDGDGRNYADAIMKHGWNTVAIKVKRIDEPVSLHFMISESAKNLHRGVTNVIQHMRPSLKPD, encoded by the coding sequence ATGGTTTCACTCTCAAGTGGTGTTTTGCTTAGTAAAGTCTACGGTGGCTTATTAGGTAAGAATGCTGGTGGTAGTCTTGGTACTCCTTATGAGAGGGGGATTGGGCAGGAGGATTTGATTGATGTTAGGCTTGAGCCTAAGCTTTACCCTAATGATGATTTTGAGGTTCAGATGGCTTGGCTTAGGCTTATTGAGGACAGGGGATTAGACTTAACTGAGCATGACCTTGCGCAATGCTGGCTCGATTGCATTCACTATAATTGGGATGAGTATGGTTTAAGCAAGAGGAATCTGAGACTAGGCATATTGCCACCAATGTCCGGCTTCTTCAATAACTGGTTTAGACACTGCATGGGCTCACCCATTAGGTCTGAGGTTTGGGCAATGATAGCCCCAGGCCTACCTGACGTGGCCGCTGAGTACGCCTTTAGGGATGCGATTGTTGACCATGGTGGTGGTGAGTCAGTTTACGGTGAAGTCTTCAATACTGTACTGGAGTCTTTAGCATTCATTGAGAGTGACTTGGTTAAACTCATTAAGCATGCGTTAAGCTACATACCACAGCATAGTTTAACATATAAGTCAATAGAGAAGGCCCTTGAGGCCCATGATAAGGGCTTGGATTTAAGGGAGGCTAGGAGGAGCATTATTGAGCTTGCACCCGCCGAGTACCGTAGGATAGCGCAGTACTCACCCATTAACCTAGGCTTCGAGGTATTGGGCCTACTCTACGGTAATGGTTTCGTAGACACCATGATGAAGACGATTAGCCTAGGCTACGACACCGACTGCACGGCAGCTACTGTGGGTGCAGTGTTGGGTATTATTCATGGTAGGGACTACATACCCCCAGATTACGTTAAGGTTTACGAGGAAGTTACAACCAATGAATCATGGGGTGGCGTCTCCAATATTAGGGCTAATAGGACTGTGGCTGAACTGGCTAATAGGATCATTAAGGTTACGTACAGGTTACTCGCTAAGCATAATGACAAGGTTACCGTAGGGGGTATGGGTGATGTCACTTGGCTCATAGACCCATTTACAATAAAGCCCAGTGGATCATGGTTAAACTATAAGCCCAACACCTGGACCCTTAGGTTCACTGGAATTGAGGCTACTGTTGAGTATCCAAGTGGCCCGGTGCTTAAGCCTAATGTTGAATTACCAATACTAATTACCGTTAGGAGCCTTAGGTTAAGCCCAGTTAACCTAGGTTATATAGTCCACGGCATTAACCCCAAGGCGTATCAAATAAACCCAGTAAGTGGGGGATTGCTTATTGAACCTGGTTCAGAAGCCAGGGTTGAGTTTAGGGTTAGGTTAATTAACCTTAATGAACTAGGCATTGTGGAGCATCCCGTGATCCAATTCATTGCCATTGATTCACTAGAATCAATTAACGTAACCTTAACAATACTGCCCCCAGTGGTTTGGTTCATTAGTAGGGTTAGTGATGGGGATGAGGATGTTGGAAGGTGGGTTGGTGAGGCTGCCGCTGGTGAGTGGGCTGCAGTGTATAGGGATGGCTATGACCTAGGCCTTGAGGATTTAATACCTAAGGGTTCCTCAATGGCTATTGTGGGTTTCATCAATAACCCAGGTGATTCAAGGATGATACACGTGGGTATTCCTAATAATGCACCGTACGCTAAACTATGGTTTAATGAAGAACCTATTGTTGAGTCCAGGGAGAAGTATGTGCTTAGGCCTAATTACGATGGGGATGGTAGGAATTACGCAGATGCAATTATGAAGCATGGGTGGAACACTGTTGCCATAAAGGTTAAGCGCATTGATGAACCAGTAAGCCTACACTTCATGATTAGTGAATCAGCCAAAAACCTACATAGGGGAGTAACCAACGTAATACAGCATATGAGGCCAAGTTTGAAGCCTGACTAA